The DNA sequence atgtgggTTGGAGTAGAACATATAAGTgctggtgttctcatgcatctgctgCTTTTGACCTTCTAGGTAGTAGAGGTTGCAAATTTAGAAGCTTCTGTCTAGGAAACCTTGGTAAGATATTACAGCCACATCTTGTAGTCTCCCACTAAGtagtggtgatggagtgaatgaatgttgaaggtgttagacaAGATGCCAATCAAACTCATTGAGGCCAATGGACAGTATACTATTATGTTTCTGGCTATGCCTTCTGGATGGTAGACAGATGGAGATCAGGAGGTGTGTTACttggattcctagcctctgaactgCTCTTCTAACCAATGTATTTGTACAACAGGTCCAATTCAGTTACTGGTCAACGATAACCCCACGATGTAGATACTAGTGGATTCAATGATGAAAATCTCAAGGGGTAATGATTGAATTCTACATTGTTGAAGATGGCAATTGCTTGGCATTTGTATGACACAAACGTTACATGCTACTTGTCAGACCAAGCCTGGGTGTTGTTTAAGTTTTGCTATATATGGACAGATTATTTTggtatctgaggaattgtgaatgtTGTTGAACATCATACAATCATTaacaaacattcccacttctgaccttacgagGGAGAAAATTGATGCAACTgaaatggttgggcctaggacaccaaCATTAGGAAATCCTGCAGTAATGTCCTTCTGACTGATCGCCAGCAACCACAACCAGATCCTTTGTGGTAATTAGAGGCTTTGGAACAGTCTGTCATCAAGGCAGAGAGATTTTGAAGGTGTTCTAAGTCAACAGCTTCAAGAGTAAATAATTGGAATCCCTTGAAGGAGGCAGAATTTTAATGAGATTTGGTGAGTGACAGTGTTGCTAACATCTGAGTCAAATCTCTCTTGACTGCATTGGCTTTTTGAACTGCAGTCAGTGTGGTACTCAAAGACAGTTAAGCCATTAATTCACATTTACATTATTTTAATTCTGAATGTTGGAATTGCAGAAAACACTAAGTTGTTTGGAATTGCCAGTTTACTGGTACAATATGCTTATTGAGTCATTATTATGTTTAACATTATTACTTGCATTTGTTCAGGTTTGTATactgaagatttttttttggCACTTCAATTAAATCCTGGAATCCTGTCACTTATTTACCTAGCCTGATACTTTCATATGTTCTATTTAAGTGATTATGGTCCATCAAGCCAGATCGTaacaaaggtaaaaacaaggattgcagatgctggaaaccagattctggattagagtggtgctagaaaagcacagcagttcaggcagcatctgaggagcaggaaagtcgatgtttcgggcaaaagcccttcatcaggaatacaggcagagtgcctgaagggtggagagataagtaaaaggagggtggggtgaggagaaagtagcatagagtacaataggtgagtggggggtcgggatgaaggtgataggtcaggagcggggggagggtggagtggataggtggaaaagaagataggcaggtaggacagtgctgagctagaagtttggatctggggtgaagtgggggaaggggaaattaggaaactggtatgggcgcaggttttgcaattcctgcagtggcaggggaagatgccaggcaGGGATGGTGTGTtattggggggcgtggacctgaccaggtagtcacggagggaacggtctttgcagaagccagaaaggggtggggagggaaatatatccctggaagtggggtctgtttggaggtggcggaaatgttggctgatgatttgatttatgcgaaggttggtaggctggaaggtgagcaccaggggtgttctgtccttgttacggttggaggggtggggtctgagggcggaggtgcgggatgtggacgagatgcgttggacgACCaatttaaccacatgggaagggaaattgcggtctctaaagaaggaggccatctggtgtgttctgtggtggaactggtcctcctgggagcagatacggcgaaggcagaggaattgggaatatgggtcGGCATTTCTGCAgcaggtagggtgggaagaggtgtaatccaggtagctgtgggagtcggtgggtttgtaaaaaatgtcagtgtcaagtagGTCGTCATTAtttgagatggagaggtccaggaaggggagggaggtatcagagatggtccaggtaaatttaaggtcagggtggaatgtgttggtgaagttgatgaattgcttaacctcctcgcgggagcacaaggtggtgccaatgctgtcatcaatgtaacggaggaagaggtggggagtggtgctggtgtaattacggaagatggagccaacaaagagacaggcatagctgaggtCCATACGGgtgccctttggtctggaggaagtgggaggattcgaaggagaaattgttaagggtgaggaccagtttggtcaaaccaatgagagtgttggtggaagggtactgttggggacgtcgggagaagaagaaacagagggcttggcggccctggtcatggcggatggaggggTAGAAGGATTGGATCATAACAAAGATCAATTATGCTCATAATTGGGATCATAAAAATACTCAAGATGTTTGGCATGAGCCAGGTCATAGAAGCCACTTGATCAAAGTGCTGTCCACCATTAATGCAATGGCAGTATATACCATATGCTAGTAGCACGACATCAAGTGTGACTCACCAATTGCCCTTCGATGAATGTAGAAACCCATAAGCTCAAAGGGACAAAGGATAGGAGAGTCAagagaacaccaccatctgcaagttccccttcaagtcacaccccatcctgacttggcaaTATATTGCCATTCATTTACCGTCATGTGGTCATTGGAACTCTATCCTTTACAGTACTGTGTGTGTGCCTATACTACACGGCCTGTAGTAGTTCGAAAAGGGCACTCACCACCACTTTAAGGGCAAtcagagatgggtaataaatgctgaattTTCCAGCAATTCTCACATGCAGcgaattaatttaaaaaaaacacacagatTTAATTTAATGGATAAGAGAGGAGATGAGAAATTCACTGAATTGATTTGAGACGATTAGAAGTGAAGGGAAAGCATTTTCAGAGCCACGGGGCAAAAGTGGGACAAAACTGCAGCTCGATAAGCTGAATGGCTTTTTTAGTGAAGTCCGAGTTTATATGAAATCTGCAAATAATTCTGAACAGGGTGGCAGTAAAGCTAGTGTTTCACGTGTGAAAATGACCAAAGTTTACACATTGAATAAAGGTTTCTGAACTTGAAATGTGATAAGCTGTATCAGAAGCTTGAACAGTCTATTCAAGGTTACTCTCTGTGCCCAATTACaaattaatatattttaaaatcattGAAAGTAAAATGATGGTTTCCTACAGAAGGGAGCAGACTGAGTGAGCGAGGACGCCTAAGTAGCTATATAGGTCAGGCACCACCCTCTCATCACTGACGATCTAGGTTCAAGTCTACAATAGGATTGAAGATCTCCTTTTCCCAATGGTCAAGGCAGAGTTTATGCAGCGGAACTACAGTCCAAACCTTTCACTCCATGAGTCAGAAGACCATGGACCTTGAGCACAAGGTATTGACTGCTGGGGAAAAGCCGCATGTATTGAGGTGCCATCTTTTGGATGAAATATTAAACCAAACTCCCATCTGCTGTCTTAGGTGGACATAGAAGTTTCCATGGCGCTATTTTGGAAAAGTGTAGGAGAGTTCATAACCAACATCAGTAAAGTAAGAGGGTTATCTGGTCATTTCTCTTTGTATGACTTTGTAAATGTGTCTTAATGTAGAAAATGCAGCAACCATGACTTGATATCATATGTATGTAAATGGCTGTAAAACACTTTGGAACCTCCTGAACTATGATTATCTAAATACAAACTATTTCTCCCTACTACAAAAACCCACTGTACAGTTTAACCAGGCTTAGATTAATCTAAAGGCAATGGTCCAGCACAGTTGATAGGCTGATCATCTCAGTTTGCTTATTACATACCGTGTGACAATTGGATCAGCAGCATGGTTTGGTCCCCATTTTCCCAACAATCCTCGAGAAGTGATTCCCGTTCTTCCCATTGGATTCCTACGGATAATGTCACAAGCATGAGTTATCAAAGTGGCAATATTCGTAGTCTGATGAGAGTTCACAGACTTGAAAAGTTAATTGTTTTCTTTCCAATAATATAGCATGACCTGCTtagtattttcagcattttctgtttctattcTGAATGTATCTGATATTTAAAAAATGATTCTTTGTGTAAAATGTCTGTTATAAAAGTACTTTTCACTCCTTTTAAATGATGTCCTCTGGCTCAAAGCAtctggcatagaacatagaacaatacagcgcagaacaggcccttcagcccttgatgttgtgctgacctgtgaactaatctaagctcatccccctacacaatcccatcatcatccatatgcttttcCAAGCACTGTTTAAATGTGGCACTGTTTAAATGTGGCTGAATTAACTACATTgccaggcagggaattccacgcccttaccactctgagtaaagaacctgcctcggacatctgtcttcaatctatcacccctaaatttgcagctatgcccccacGTTCAAGCCAACGTCATCATCTTAGGAAAAagactcactgtccaccctatctaatcctctgatcaccttgtacgtctctattaaatcacctcttagccttcttctctccaatgagaacagacccaagtccctcagcctttcttcatcagACCTtcgctccagaccaggcaacatcctagtaaatctcccctgccccttttccaatgcttccacatccttcctataatggggcaaccagaactgtacacaatattccacacAATGGGgccgcactagtgttttgtacagctgcagcatggtttggaatattgcgtgcaattctggtctccttcctatcggaaagatcttgtcaaacttgaaagggttcagaaaagatttacaaggatgttgccagtgttggaggatttgagctatagagagaggttgaataggctagggctgttttccctggagcattggaggctgagggatgaccttatagagctttataaaatcatgaggggcttggataggataaataggcaaagtcttttccctggggtggtggagtccagaactagagggcataggtttaggggtgagaggggaaagatataatagctacctaaggggcaactttttccatgcagagggtggcacatgtatggaatgagctgccagaggatgtggtagaggctggtacaattgcaaatttaaaaggcatcaggatgggtacgaataggaagggtttggagggttttgggccaggtgctggcaggtgggactagattggattgggacatctgatcggcatggtcgggttggaccgaaagatctgtttccgggctgtacatctctaagacatctcagctcctgtactcaatccctctcccaataaaacctaacatacCGGTTGCCTTCTTATCAGCACTATTAACCCGGGTGgcgactttcagggatctatgtacaaggacactaagatccctctgcacatccacattaccaagaatccttccactgacccagtactcagccttcctgttattcttcccaaagtgaatcacctcacatttatctgcatgaactcccatttgccaattctcagtttatccaagtccccctgcaacctgcaacagtcttccacactgtccacgactccaccgactttagtgtcatctgcaaacctactaacccatccacctatgcctgcgtccaagtcatttttataaatgacaaacagcaatggtcccaaaacagatccttgtggtacaccactagtaaccggactccaggctgaatattttccatcaaccaccactcgttgccttcttacagaaagccagtttctaatccaaactgctaaatcactctcTATCCCATGACTCCacattttctccaatagcctaccatgtggaacgttatcaaaggctttactgaagtccatgtacaccacgtcaactgcccgtccctcatccacatgcttggtcaccttttcaaaaaactcaatgaggtttgtgagacacgacctgcctttGACAAAATCACATTGACCATCTCcaattaaattgttgcttgctagatgattataaatcctatctcttataatcctttccaaaacttttcctacaacagacgtaaggctcagtggtttataattacctgggtcatctctctgcccttcttgaacaagggcacaacttttgcaaacctccagtcctctggtactaaactgtagacaatgacaactcaaagatcGAGGCCAAAGACTCTGCCATCTCTTCCCGAGCTTCCtggagaatcctcagataaatcccatcctgcccaggggacttacctactttcaaacattctagaattgataacatctcctccttactaacctcaatcctttctagtctattagcctgtatctcagtcttctcctctacaatattctccctTCCTtaagtgaaaacagatgagaaatattcgtttaaCACCTCTTCGATCTCTAGAGTCCACACACAACttgccacttctgtctttgacggGCCCTATTCCTAACCATAGTAAAATATCCCAGAATATTTCACAGTATGTCACCTAGCAAAATTTAGtttaggaaggatattctggAACTTAGGGCCCGGGCAAAAGAAGGCATGAAATCAatggtggagcaattaaaatctGGGAACTTGAGACATCCTCTCACTGATTCTAAACTTGGTGATTTACCatgattgtgaatggcatgaGTACTCACCGAGGCAGCTTATCTTCATCTAGTTCATAGCACCCCAGATAACTCCTCCGATCGATTTTACCATCCAGAGCATTGAATTGTGGACCATGTTCTGATTGTCCTGTCTTCCTGTACCACAAACATGTATTACAGGGGAAGCAGACAGCTTCTTTTGTTTCAAAAATATGCAAGTAAATTAAAGCTGACAGATAGAGCAAACCTGCATACAATGTGGGAGACATCCTCAGGATGGGAGGGAGACAGATAGGGAGGGCAATCAGAATGGGGGAAAGAGACATGACAGGTAAGGACAGGTATGGGGTGGGAGACAGACAGGAGGGGCACTCAGatggtgaaacagagagagagggctcgtcggagagggtagacagtgaaagacagaCAGATTTTGGGTGAGCACATAGGCAGAGACAAAACTACCAAACGTCTTTGTACACTGGGTGAAGAGACCCACAGTTAGATATGGAgggctctcgccctctctctttttcttctaATTCACCCTTCCTCCCTCATTCTCCATCTTACCTGAAGTCAGGATCTGCCCACTCAGGGCTAGCCTGGACACTGCCTGCTGTGTAATCCACTGGCTGATATTCTGGCCATGCCAAGCTCCAGCTGACATAGCTGTCAGGGACAGTGAAGCGATGCACCCGAGACCCTGGATAGGGGGATCTTCGTGCCTTGATGTGAATCATTGGTCGGTTTCCTATGTTGTGATGTGAGGCGTGGCACACTGGGTAAGTTGCAGGCTTGTACCAATTGGATTGGGTGAGGCAGACACTGAAATGGAAACACTATCATTAAGAACTTGTTTCTTGAGAAACTCAATCCCAAATAACATCAGTCTCTCACTAAATAAACTATTTCTACCCCAactctctcattcattgaaatcAAGTCCTGAAAAACATTACATCAATACAAATTCTTTACTAAATTCTGGCTTACATTGTGCAGTCAAATTTTTCAGATTTTCTTGAATTGACCTGGCTGTGAGATATTCACTTAATTGCAACTTAAATCGCCTAAACACACTTATTTGCTACGTCGTTTAGTATACATGGCACTCAGTTCAAAGCCTGTTTCAGAATCCTACCCCTCCCCATCAACCTCAAACCCCTCATTTCGCTCTACCTGTTCAAATCCTTCTCAAGTCACTTAGTAATTGGAGAAAATGGTATTCTGACCCACCCTGATCTTGGTGGATCGAGAGACTGCTGGAAATCTCTCTGTCAGAGACACTGGCTGCTGTTGGTTCAAAACAGAAACCTTTGACTGAGGTTCTCCCTGAGCGGACTGATATAAATAAATCAATGGCTGCTAGTCACTGCAGACTGGAGTCGCATATGCTCGTGGAACAAGATTAATTATTTTTATATTTCTGTTGCTATGAGATTGCTGTCAAACGATGAAACTTGCTGAATAAAAAGCTCACGTTCCTGACTCACTCCCTAAAGTCAGCCACTTATAAGCATGCAAGCAATTTAAAAAAGGCTTTTTTTGTTTATGGCTTTCAGCATTGTTTATAGCTTTGTTAATGATTCAATTCTCCTGTCAGTGTCTGGTCTGCAGCAATATGATAGCCAAGTGCCTTTTAAAAACTCCAACCACAGAAGGCACTGTAGCTCAGTAAGTATCATGCTTCCCTTGTGGAGTAAGAAGTATGTTGCCTTATTTCACTCCAGAGATGAGCAGATTAAAATATAGCTCATTTGCCATGGGAGTACtgaaggagtactgcactgttTGAGGCTCTCTCTTTGGCAATGAGACAGTCACCAAAGTACCCATCTTCCACCTCAGGTAAAAGATCTTATGGGACTATATGGAGAAAATGTAGGAAGACAGCTCAAAGGTACCCAATAAGTGCAGACTGCTGATTCCTAcacaacagacctaaacaagatgacaacacacccagagactctagccacccAGCCATACATTAAAGACACCTTGGAGATGACAAACAGACTGCTCCAGCCCTatgcatcatggtagcccacaaacctaccagcacattgaaacagctcctgatgaatttaaaagACCCCATACCAACATCCAGCAGAACAACGTCATATCCAAAATACCCTGTAAGGACTACAACAAACATCATATTGGACAGACGGGCAGgaaactaaccaccaggatacatgaacagcaACTAGCCATCAAACGACATGACCAACTATTACCAGTATCCATACATACAGACGAAGAGGaacaccagttcgactgggacaatacatccatcctaggacaggccaaacaaagacacacacatgaatcctagaggcctggcatttaAACTGGAATTCCACTAAAATAAATATTAATTTGGACCCATTTGTCAACCTCTCAAAAAATGAGCCAGAAGTGGTATCACCCACAACAAACccagacacataaatagcaagcgggacagaacactaacgcttcactggaggctcactgttGATGCTACCTaccatggtgatgaaacatctgagaacaaatctaccagcttaGCGAGCAGACTTACAACCTAAGCAACCACAAATCAGTATCTGGCATGCATTAGGAATGTGGGGGAAGGTGCTGATTACATGAATTACGTCAGCTGTAGCTAGGACAGCTCATAGATACTGTCAGTGAGGTTTGATCAAAAGGAGAAAGATAGGTTACTAAATGATCCATTCCCAGAGAAGGCAAACCTATTCCTGtcgattttatttttattcacctgtgggacatgggcattacTGACTGGGCCAACACTTACTGCCTGTCTCTGGTTGCCATTgagcaggtggtggtgagctaccttctttaattgctaaaaatcacacaacaccaggttatagtccaacaggtttaattggaagcacactaagctttcggagcgacgctccttcatcggtggttgtggagaacacaattgtaaggcacagaacatatagcaaaagtttacagtgcgatgtaactgaaattatacattgaaaaataccttaattgtctgttgagtctttcatctgttcgaataccatgatagtttcacttctttcatgtgtaaatcacaaaacgtttttaaaaaagttgcactctcaggttaactgtaacaattggtgttagctagacaatatgttgaaggtgttagccccttgtgttctctggctgtgccatgatgtttaaattgattctaatctaaaaagtgagataacagagattTACAGgagttcatgcagtttttgagcaaagtacagtgtaactctgcaagtacaaattcaccccacaaacatatatgtatatgtgtgcatgtgggtctttgtgtctgtctgggttggggggttgtgagtgtgacagagtgtatgtgtgtgtgtagtgagtgtagagtgtcttaagtctgtgagggggtgcatgtgtgagtgtttgtatgtGCCTGGGGTAGgcggttgtgagtgtctgtgagagagagtgtatatgtgtgtgcgtcagtgtagagtggtctaagtctctgagaggatgcatgtgtgagtgtagctgtgtgtgcgtctgtaagggtgtgtgtgagtgtatatgtgtgtccgtgaggatgtgtatataggagtgcatgtgtgtctgcatgtatgtatagtgcaatggtggtcacctgtagtgtgacatgcaCCCAaaatcctggttgaggccctccctatggg is a window from the Chiloscyllium punctatum isolate Juve2018m chromosome 40, sChiPun1.3, whole genome shotgun sequence genome containing:
- the LOC140464315 gene encoding ADP-ribose pyrophosphatase, mitochondrial-like isoform X2 produces the protein MSVCIVCTALLCWIWIRHSVCLTQSNWYKPATYPVCHASHHNIGNRPMIHIKARRSPYPGSRVHRFTVPDSYVSWSLAWPEYQPVDYTAGSVQASPEWADPDFRKTGQSEHGPQFNALDGKIDRRSYLGCYELDEDKLPRNPMGRTGITSRGLLGKWGPNHAADPIVTRWKREAGEKVIHEQSGKPILQFVAIKRKDCGEWAIPGGMVDDGELVSVTLKREFGEEALDSLAASTSEKNRLRRLFQSIFSKENSKEETVWDSWICIQVMMLALSSGLILTKVSNSMPHTATS